Proteins from one Sander vitreus isolate 19-12246 unplaced genomic scaffold, sanVit1 ctg215_0, whole genome shotgun sequence genomic window:
- the LOC144513321 gene encoding uncharacterized protein LOC144513321 isoform X1 — protein MMLYWMKRTGGGSETTDDLNNMSKTDILRGIVTEKLTTAAQEILAVVERTMAGYEEEASGFRREIDRQRRQLELLQPRVRLDRRALVPDEDGHAAVVLSVEGEEEQQRTQPPAFFSGGEDDGDFLWFGDQDDDDDGGDGGDEEQQLSSRLAASSRQKREDLKDPDFQITPRFSSPRLPGRERRRPGRPRNPDSQNHLDLRVCFLQDSHSDVLSNRVFKKNPVQELRCPRGLQEEDFLQLLRSTFPQLAAQEPFDLFTTDWSRRLQPLCVAALTPEEIWSSRSGDGSRPRNSALYIRLKSGGEDPPQRPEGSSSASATTSAEETETCAKLSSPRVESERRRRGRPSLGEQAPLVFKACVLEDSQTDVLSNKVFLKSRVRDLSCPRGLTEEDFLSLLRSSFPQLAGDDKTFAIFKSDRSRRLQRLKVKKMTPENVIRITKFLYIRLKTGEEEEEEEEEGEEEEEEEGEGEDPNLLWSPDGAPTDSLSVAAVGIKSDKSRRRSSAVQQDTETQEAESQLDSGGDADGNEVLDGDGEDGDWKPDSDPEPRTSKPPPPARRKRRAKTPGRVEGKLIERKTACKVCGVWYRLMGSLIKHAWSHAEELPHVCGVCGENFASPEDLKGHLKTYQKTHECSYCSKAFFTVTGLQYHTTRHTGDRPFKCDVCNKTFPRLSSLSVHRWVHVEDKPYKCEVCPRAFGLKAQLQAHVRLHAGRDKYQCNVCGKFLTDLRSLSRHKTVHSGERRYGCEVCGKRFKLANALKSHQLTHTERERPFLCHICCNTFTTNCTLNAHFRRMHCSERPFACGVCGKGFISNGERKAHMRTHTGEAPYGCSECGRFFKRKSHLNNHVRSHLGIKRYACAVCGKACSRQEHLTVHMRTHNGERPYQCALCDKAFTQSHCLKTHMKSHGGGGEGDEPFLNASAP, from the exons CCCTGGTACCGGATGAAGACGGCCATGCTGCTGTTGTTCTGAGTGTTGAGGgggaagaggagcagcagcgcACACAGCCGCCAG CGTTTTTTTCAGGCGGGGAAGACGACGGGGACTTCCTGTGGTTCGGTGaccaagatgatgatgatgatggtggtgatggcgGAGATGAAGAGCAGCAGCTGTCTTCGCGGCTGGCGGCGAGCTCTCGCCAGAAACGAGAAGATCTGAAGGACCCGGACTTCCAAATAACGCCAAG GTTCTCCTCCCCCAGACTCCCCGGCAGAGAGCGGCGCCGGCCCGGCAGACCCCGAAACCCGGACTCCCAGAACCACCTGGACCTGCGGGTCTGCTTCCTGCAGGACTCCCACAGCGACGTGCTCTCCAACAGGG tgtttaAGAAGAACCCGGTGCAGGAGCTGCGTTGTCCCCGTGGCCTGCAGGAGGAGGACTTCCTGCAGCTGCTGCGCTCCACCTTCCCCCAACTCGCCGCCCAGGAGCCCTTCGACCTCTTCACCACCGATTGGTCACGCCGGCTCCAGCCGCTGTGCGTCGCGGCGCTGACCCCCGAGGAGATCTGGAGCAGCAGGTCAGGAGACGGGAGCCGGCCGAGGAACTCGGCGCTCTACATCCGACTCAAG AGCGGCGGAGAGGATCCTCCGCAGAGACCGGAAGGTTCTTCGTCGGCCTCGGCAACGACGTCCGCCGAGGAAACGGAGACGTGCGCCAA GTTATCGTCTCCCAGAGTTGAGTCTGAAAGGCGGCGTCGTGGCCGACCTTCCCTCGGAGAACAGGCTCCTCTGGTCTTCAAGGCGTGCGTGCTGGAGGACTCTCAGACAGACGTGCTCTCTAACAAAG TGTTTCTGAAGTCGCGGGTGCGAGACCTGTCGTGTCCCCGCGGGCTGACGGAGGAGGACTTCCTGTCTCTGCTGCGCTCCAGCTTCCCTCAGCTCGCCGGAGACGACAAAACCTTCGCCATCTTCAAGTCGGACCGCAGCCGGCGACTCCAGAGACTCAAAGTGAAGAAGATGACGCCGGAGAACGTCATCAGGATCACCAAGTTCCTCTACATCCGACTGAAG acaggagaggaagaagaggaggaggaagaggaaggagaggaagaggaagaggaggaaggagaagggGAAGATCCTAACCTTTTATGGAGCCCCGATGGCGCCCCGACTGATTCTCTGTCCGTTGCTGCTGTGGggataaaaagtgataaaagccGCCGCCGTTCAAG CGCTGTCCAGCAGGACACGGAGACGCAAGAGGCCGAGAGCCAGCTGGACTCTGGCGGGGACGCAGACGGAAACGAGGTGTTGGACGGAGACGGCGAGGACGGCGACTGGAAACCCGACAGCGACCCTGAGCCGCGGACCTCGAAGCCACCACCGCCCGCTCGCAGGAAGCGCAGAGCCAAAACGCCGGGGCGCGTGGAGGGGAAGCTGATCGAGCGTAAAACGGCGTGTAAGGTCTGCGGCGTTTGGTACCGGCTGATGGGCAGCCTGATCAAACACGCGTGGAGCCACGCTGAGGAATTGCCGCACGTCTGCGGCGTTTGCGGCGAGAATTTCGCCTCGCCGGAAGACCTAAAGGGACACCTCAAGACCTACCAGAAGACCCACGAGTGCTCGTATTGTTCCAAGGCTTTCTTCACCGTCACCGGCCTCCAGTACCACACCACGCGCCACACGGGCGACCGCCCGTTCAAATGCGACGTGTGCAACAAAACCTTCCCGCGCCTGTCGAGTCTGAGCGTGCACCGATGGGTCCACGTGGAGGACAAGCCCTACAAGTGCGAGGTCTGCCCGAGAGCATTCGGTTTGAAGGCGCAGCTCCAGGCGCACGTCCGCTTGCACGCCGGGCGAGACAAGTACCAATGCAACGTCTGCGGTAAGTTCCTAACCGACCTGCGGTCCCTGTCCCGCCACAAGACGGTCCACTCGGGCGAGCGGCGCTACGGCTGCGAGGTCTGCGGGAAGCGCTTCAAGCTGGCCAACGCGCTCAAGTCGCACCAGCTGACGCACACGGAGCGCGAGCGCCCGTTCCTCTGCCACATCTGCTGCAACACGTTCACCACCAACTGCACGCTCAACGCCCACTTCCGGCGCATGCACTGCAGCGAGCGGCCGTTCGCCTGCGGCGTGTGCGGCAAGGGCTTCATATCCAACGGCGAGCGCAAGGCGCACATGCGCACGCACACGGGCGAGGCGCCGTACGGCTGCTCCGAGTGCGGCCGCTTCTTCAAGCGCAAGAGCCACCTGAACAACCACGTGCGGAGCCACCTGGGCATCAAGCGCTACGCGTGCGCCGTGTGCGGGAAGGCGTGCTCGCGCCAGGAGCACCTGACCGTGCACATGCGGACGCACAACGGCGAGCGGCCGTACCAGTGCGCGCTCTGCGACAAGGCCTTCACGCAGAGCCACTGTCTGAAAACGCACATGAAAAGCCACGGGGGCGGCGGAGAGGGAGACGAGCCGTTCCTTAACGCATCGGCGCCCTGA
- the LOC144513321 gene encoding uncharacterized protein LOC144513321 isoform X2 has product MMLYWMKRTGGGSETTDDLNNMSKTDILRGIVTEKLTTAAQEILAVVERTMAGYEEEASGFRREIDRQRRQLELLQPRVRLDRRALVPDEDGHAAVVLSVEGEEEQQRTQPPAFFSGGEDDGDFLWFGDQDDDDDGGDGGDEEQQLSSRLAASSRQKREDLKDPDFQITPRFSSPRLPGRERRRPGRPRNPDSQNHLDLRVCFLQDSHSDVLSNRVFKKNPVQELRCPRGLQEEDFLQLLRSTFPQLAAQEPFDLFTTDWSRRLQPLCVAALTPEEIWSSRSGDGSRPRNSALYIRLKSGGEDPPQRPEGSSSASATTSAEETETLSSPRVESERRRRGRPSLGEQAPLVFKACVLEDSQTDVLSNKVFLKSRVRDLSCPRGLTEEDFLSLLRSSFPQLAGDDKTFAIFKSDRSRRLQRLKVKKMTPENVIRITKFLYIRLKTGEEEEEEEEEGEEEEEEEGEGEDPNLLWSPDGAPTDSLSVAAVGIKSDKSRRRSSAVQQDTETQEAESQLDSGGDADGNEVLDGDGEDGDWKPDSDPEPRTSKPPPPARRKRRAKTPGRVEGKLIERKTACKVCGVWYRLMGSLIKHAWSHAEELPHVCGVCGENFASPEDLKGHLKTYQKTHECSYCSKAFFTVTGLQYHTTRHTGDRPFKCDVCNKTFPRLSSLSVHRWVHVEDKPYKCEVCPRAFGLKAQLQAHVRLHAGRDKYQCNVCGKFLTDLRSLSRHKTVHSGERRYGCEVCGKRFKLANALKSHQLTHTERERPFLCHICCNTFTTNCTLNAHFRRMHCSERPFACGVCGKGFISNGERKAHMRTHTGEAPYGCSECGRFFKRKSHLNNHVRSHLGIKRYACAVCGKACSRQEHLTVHMRTHNGERPYQCALCDKAFTQSHCLKTHMKSHGGGGEGDEPFLNASAP; this is encoded by the exons CCCTGGTACCGGATGAAGACGGCCATGCTGCTGTTGTTCTGAGTGTTGAGGgggaagaggagcagcagcgcACACAGCCGCCAG CGTTTTTTTCAGGCGGGGAAGACGACGGGGACTTCCTGTGGTTCGGTGaccaagatgatgatgatgatggtggtgatggcgGAGATGAAGAGCAGCAGCTGTCTTCGCGGCTGGCGGCGAGCTCTCGCCAGAAACGAGAAGATCTGAAGGACCCGGACTTCCAAATAACGCCAAG GTTCTCCTCCCCCAGACTCCCCGGCAGAGAGCGGCGCCGGCCCGGCAGACCCCGAAACCCGGACTCCCAGAACCACCTGGACCTGCGGGTCTGCTTCCTGCAGGACTCCCACAGCGACGTGCTCTCCAACAGGG tgtttaAGAAGAACCCGGTGCAGGAGCTGCGTTGTCCCCGTGGCCTGCAGGAGGAGGACTTCCTGCAGCTGCTGCGCTCCACCTTCCCCCAACTCGCCGCCCAGGAGCCCTTCGACCTCTTCACCACCGATTGGTCACGCCGGCTCCAGCCGCTGTGCGTCGCGGCGCTGACCCCCGAGGAGATCTGGAGCAGCAGGTCAGGAGACGGGAGCCGGCCGAGGAACTCGGCGCTCTACATCCGACTCAAG AGCGGCGGAGAGGATCCTCCGCAGAGACCGGAAGGTTCTTCGTCGGCCTCGGCAACGACGTCCGCCGAGGAAACGGAGAC GTTATCGTCTCCCAGAGTTGAGTCTGAAAGGCGGCGTCGTGGCCGACCTTCCCTCGGAGAACAGGCTCCTCTGGTCTTCAAGGCGTGCGTGCTGGAGGACTCTCAGACAGACGTGCTCTCTAACAAAG TGTTTCTGAAGTCGCGGGTGCGAGACCTGTCGTGTCCCCGCGGGCTGACGGAGGAGGACTTCCTGTCTCTGCTGCGCTCCAGCTTCCCTCAGCTCGCCGGAGACGACAAAACCTTCGCCATCTTCAAGTCGGACCGCAGCCGGCGACTCCAGAGACTCAAAGTGAAGAAGATGACGCCGGAGAACGTCATCAGGATCACCAAGTTCCTCTACATCCGACTGAAG acaggagaggaagaagaggaggaggaagaggaaggagaggaagaggaagaggaggaaggagaagggGAAGATCCTAACCTTTTATGGAGCCCCGATGGCGCCCCGACTGATTCTCTGTCCGTTGCTGCTGTGGggataaaaagtgataaaagccGCCGCCGTTCAAG CGCTGTCCAGCAGGACACGGAGACGCAAGAGGCCGAGAGCCAGCTGGACTCTGGCGGGGACGCAGACGGAAACGAGGTGTTGGACGGAGACGGCGAGGACGGCGACTGGAAACCCGACAGCGACCCTGAGCCGCGGACCTCGAAGCCACCACCGCCCGCTCGCAGGAAGCGCAGAGCCAAAACGCCGGGGCGCGTGGAGGGGAAGCTGATCGAGCGTAAAACGGCGTGTAAGGTCTGCGGCGTTTGGTACCGGCTGATGGGCAGCCTGATCAAACACGCGTGGAGCCACGCTGAGGAATTGCCGCACGTCTGCGGCGTTTGCGGCGAGAATTTCGCCTCGCCGGAAGACCTAAAGGGACACCTCAAGACCTACCAGAAGACCCACGAGTGCTCGTATTGTTCCAAGGCTTTCTTCACCGTCACCGGCCTCCAGTACCACACCACGCGCCACACGGGCGACCGCCCGTTCAAATGCGACGTGTGCAACAAAACCTTCCCGCGCCTGTCGAGTCTGAGCGTGCACCGATGGGTCCACGTGGAGGACAAGCCCTACAAGTGCGAGGTCTGCCCGAGAGCATTCGGTTTGAAGGCGCAGCTCCAGGCGCACGTCCGCTTGCACGCCGGGCGAGACAAGTACCAATGCAACGTCTGCGGTAAGTTCCTAACCGACCTGCGGTCCCTGTCCCGCCACAAGACGGTCCACTCGGGCGAGCGGCGCTACGGCTGCGAGGTCTGCGGGAAGCGCTTCAAGCTGGCCAACGCGCTCAAGTCGCACCAGCTGACGCACACGGAGCGCGAGCGCCCGTTCCTCTGCCACATCTGCTGCAACACGTTCACCACCAACTGCACGCTCAACGCCCACTTCCGGCGCATGCACTGCAGCGAGCGGCCGTTCGCCTGCGGCGTGTGCGGCAAGGGCTTCATATCCAACGGCGAGCGCAAGGCGCACATGCGCACGCACACGGGCGAGGCGCCGTACGGCTGCTCCGAGTGCGGCCGCTTCTTCAAGCGCAAGAGCCACCTGAACAACCACGTGCGGAGCCACCTGGGCATCAAGCGCTACGCGTGCGCCGTGTGCGGGAAGGCGTGCTCGCGCCAGGAGCACCTGACCGTGCACATGCGGACGCACAACGGCGAGCGGCCGTACCAGTGCGCGCTCTGCGACAAGGCCTTCACGCAGAGCCACTGTCTGAAAACGCACATGAAAAGCCACGGGGGCGGCGGAGAGGGAGACGAGCCGTTCCTTAACGCATCGGCGCCCTGA
- the LOC144513321 gene encoding uncharacterized protein LOC144513321 isoform X3 has product MMLYWMKRTGGGSETTDDLNNMSKTDILRGIVTEKLTTAAQEILAVVERTMAGYEEEASGFRREIDRQRRQLELLQPRVRLDRRALVPDEDGHAAVVLSVEGEEEQQRTQPPGGEDDGDFLWFGDQDDDDDGGDGGDEEQQLSSRLAASSRQKREDLKDPDFQITPRFSSPRLPGRERRRPGRPRNPDSQNHLDLRVCFLQDSHSDVLSNRVFKKNPVQELRCPRGLQEEDFLQLLRSTFPQLAAQEPFDLFTTDWSRRLQPLCVAALTPEEIWSSRSGDGSRPRNSALYIRLKSGGEDPPQRPEGSSSASATTSAEETETCAKLSSPRVESERRRRGRPSLGEQAPLVFKACVLEDSQTDVLSNKVFLKSRVRDLSCPRGLTEEDFLSLLRSSFPQLAGDDKTFAIFKSDRSRRLQRLKVKKMTPENVIRITKFLYIRLKTGEEEEEEEEEGEEEEEEEGEGEDPNLLWSPDGAPTDSLSVAAVGIKSDKSRRRSSAVQQDTETQEAESQLDSGGDADGNEVLDGDGEDGDWKPDSDPEPRTSKPPPPARRKRRAKTPGRVEGKLIERKTACKVCGVWYRLMGSLIKHAWSHAEELPHVCGVCGENFASPEDLKGHLKTYQKTHECSYCSKAFFTVTGLQYHTTRHTGDRPFKCDVCNKTFPRLSSLSVHRWVHVEDKPYKCEVCPRAFGLKAQLQAHVRLHAGRDKYQCNVCGKFLTDLRSLSRHKTVHSGERRYGCEVCGKRFKLANALKSHQLTHTERERPFLCHICCNTFTTNCTLNAHFRRMHCSERPFACGVCGKGFISNGERKAHMRTHTGEAPYGCSECGRFFKRKSHLNNHVRSHLGIKRYACAVCGKACSRQEHLTVHMRTHNGERPYQCALCDKAFTQSHCLKTHMKSHGGGGEGDEPFLNASAP; this is encoded by the exons CCCTGGTACCGGATGAAGACGGCCATGCTGCTGTTGTTCTGAGTGTTGAGGgggaagaggagcagcagcgcACACAGCCGCCAG GCGGGGAAGACGACGGGGACTTCCTGTGGTTCGGTGaccaagatgatgatgatgatggtggtgatggcgGAGATGAAGAGCAGCAGCTGTCTTCGCGGCTGGCGGCGAGCTCTCGCCAGAAACGAGAAGATCTGAAGGACCCGGACTTCCAAATAACGCCAAG GTTCTCCTCCCCCAGACTCCCCGGCAGAGAGCGGCGCCGGCCCGGCAGACCCCGAAACCCGGACTCCCAGAACCACCTGGACCTGCGGGTCTGCTTCCTGCAGGACTCCCACAGCGACGTGCTCTCCAACAGGG tgtttaAGAAGAACCCGGTGCAGGAGCTGCGTTGTCCCCGTGGCCTGCAGGAGGAGGACTTCCTGCAGCTGCTGCGCTCCACCTTCCCCCAACTCGCCGCCCAGGAGCCCTTCGACCTCTTCACCACCGATTGGTCACGCCGGCTCCAGCCGCTGTGCGTCGCGGCGCTGACCCCCGAGGAGATCTGGAGCAGCAGGTCAGGAGACGGGAGCCGGCCGAGGAACTCGGCGCTCTACATCCGACTCAAG AGCGGCGGAGAGGATCCTCCGCAGAGACCGGAAGGTTCTTCGTCGGCCTCGGCAACGACGTCCGCCGAGGAAACGGAGACGTGCGCCAA GTTATCGTCTCCCAGAGTTGAGTCTGAAAGGCGGCGTCGTGGCCGACCTTCCCTCGGAGAACAGGCTCCTCTGGTCTTCAAGGCGTGCGTGCTGGAGGACTCTCAGACAGACGTGCTCTCTAACAAAG TGTTTCTGAAGTCGCGGGTGCGAGACCTGTCGTGTCCCCGCGGGCTGACGGAGGAGGACTTCCTGTCTCTGCTGCGCTCCAGCTTCCCTCAGCTCGCCGGAGACGACAAAACCTTCGCCATCTTCAAGTCGGACCGCAGCCGGCGACTCCAGAGACTCAAAGTGAAGAAGATGACGCCGGAGAACGTCATCAGGATCACCAAGTTCCTCTACATCCGACTGAAG acaggagaggaagaagaggaggaggaagaggaaggagaggaagaggaagaggaggaaggagaagggGAAGATCCTAACCTTTTATGGAGCCCCGATGGCGCCCCGACTGATTCTCTGTCCGTTGCTGCTGTGGggataaaaagtgataaaagccGCCGCCGTTCAAG CGCTGTCCAGCAGGACACGGAGACGCAAGAGGCCGAGAGCCAGCTGGACTCTGGCGGGGACGCAGACGGAAACGAGGTGTTGGACGGAGACGGCGAGGACGGCGACTGGAAACCCGACAGCGACCCTGAGCCGCGGACCTCGAAGCCACCACCGCCCGCTCGCAGGAAGCGCAGAGCCAAAACGCCGGGGCGCGTGGAGGGGAAGCTGATCGAGCGTAAAACGGCGTGTAAGGTCTGCGGCGTTTGGTACCGGCTGATGGGCAGCCTGATCAAACACGCGTGGAGCCACGCTGAGGAATTGCCGCACGTCTGCGGCGTTTGCGGCGAGAATTTCGCCTCGCCGGAAGACCTAAAGGGACACCTCAAGACCTACCAGAAGACCCACGAGTGCTCGTATTGTTCCAAGGCTTTCTTCACCGTCACCGGCCTCCAGTACCACACCACGCGCCACACGGGCGACCGCCCGTTCAAATGCGACGTGTGCAACAAAACCTTCCCGCGCCTGTCGAGTCTGAGCGTGCACCGATGGGTCCACGTGGAGGACAAGCCCTACAAGTGCGAGGTCTGCCCGAGAGCATTCGGTTTGAAGGCGCAGCTCCAGGCGCACGTCCGCTTGCACGCCGGGCGAGACAAGTACCAATGCAACGTCTGCGGTAAGTTCCTAACCGACCTGCGGTCCCTGTCCCGCCACAAGACGGTCCACTCGGGCGAGCGGCGCTACGGCTGCGAGGTCTGCGGGAAGCGCTTCAAGCTGGCCAACGCGCTCAAGTCGCACCAGCTGACGCACACGGAGCGCGAGCGCCCGTTCCTCTGCCACATCTGCTGCAACACGTTCACCACCAACTGCACGCTCAACGCCCACTTCCGGCGCATGCACTGCAGCGAGCGGCCGTTCGCCTGCGGCGTGTGCGGCAAGGGCTTCATATCCAACGGCGAGCGCAAGGCGCACATGCGCACGCACACGGGCGAGGCGCCGTACGGCTGCTCCGAGTGCGGCCGCTTCTTCAAGCGCAAGAGCCACCTGAACAACCACGTGCGGAGCCACCTGGGCATCAAGCGCTACGCGTGCGCCGTGTGCGGGAAGGCGTGCTCGCGCCAGGAGCACCTGACCGTGCACATGCGGACGCACAACGGCGAGCGGCCGTACCAGTGCGCGCTCTGCGACAAGGCCTTCACGCAGAGCCACTGTCTGAAAACGCACATGAAAAGCCACGGGGGCGGCGGAGAGGGAGACGAGCCGTTCCTTAACGCATCGGCGCCCTGA
- the LOC144513334 gene encoding ceramide-1-phosphate transfer protein-like, producing MVFLRRTMLRRCLLLSAMLALLLFVSSFWLPQSGFRECGGAWQPCLEIYPQTPAPPLVPDEAPPLIKECPGQSFQAWRLLRYLKSSRADADDILLEPYLQSWDQLLNFMESLGTMVSFFSQKVKEKVVLIRELSLKRTAEAHGKRGPSDRSGLQTPASYGLRSGAYRSVRSMVEAELKEGVVDFSRRTDSGCRTLLRLHRSLLWLQLMLEGLTEGPDANGQYKTPGELSRDAYRVALAPHHPWVLRQAAEFVFLSLPDRGFFLQLVCVKTQREAAPVLHAIIDALTLVHAQTQRILAEHGMLELP from the exons ATGGTTTTCCTCAGACGGACAATGCTGCGccgctgcctgctgctgtcgGCCATGTTGGCTCTGCTCCTCTTCGTCAGCTCCTTCTGGCTCC CTCAGAGCGGATTCAGAGAATGTGGCGGCGCCTGGCAGCCATGTTTGGAGATCTACCCCCAAACG cctGCTCCTCCATTGGTCCCTGACGAAGCCCCGCCCCTCATAAAGGAGTGTCCCGGCCAATCGTTTCAGGCCTGGCGTCTGCTGCGGTATTTAAAGTCCAGCCGTGCGGACGCCGACGACATCCTGCTGGAGCCCTACCTGCAGAGCTGGGACCAGCTGCTCAA TTTCATGGAGTCTCTCGGGACGATGGTCAGCTTCTTCTCCCAGAAGGTGAAGGAAAAGGTCGTGCTGATACGAGAGCTGTCCCTCAAACGCACCGCAGAGGCTCATGGGAAACGTGGTCCGTCTGACCGCTCGGGACTACAAACCCCGGCGTCGTATGGACTACGAAGCGGG GCGTACCGTTCGGTCCGCTCCATGGTGGAGGCGGAGCTGAAAGAGGGCGTGGTTGACTTCTCCCGGCGGACGGATTCTGGCTGCAGGACGCTGCTGCGTTTGCACCGCTCGCTGCTGTGGCTGCAGCTCATGTTGGAGGGTTTGACTGAAGGACCGGACGCCAACGGACAATACAAGACCCCCGGAGAGCTCAGCAG GGACGCCTACAGGGTGGCGTTGGCGCCCCATCACCCCTGGGTGCTGCGCCAGGCGGCGGAGTTCGTGTTCCTCTCGCTGCCGGACAGAGGCTTCTTCCTGCAGCTGGTCTGCGTGAAGACGCAGCGCGAGGCCGCGCCCGTCCTGCACGCCATCATCGACGCTCTGACGCTCGTGCACGCGCAGACGCAGCGGATCCTCGCCGAGCACGGCATGCTGGAGCTGCCATGA